In Solanum pennellii chromosome 3, SPENNV200, a single window of DNA contains:
- the LOC107015443 gene encoding SWI/SNF complex subunit SWI3A, producing MDASRLYKSSNELAHDLYTIPSYTSWFSWQSIHEVERLSLREFFDGSSVTRTPRIYKEYRDYMITSYREDPTRRLSFSDIRKSLVGDISVLHKVFTFLEKWGLINFDPSNAETPAAIHAPAEEDKEDEKWRIRVEEGTPHGVRVVAAPHSLKPLAPVPSPVITGHRGAGKGRGGVTVDNIPKFSPMASYLDVYGELVGQQKEESVVCLSCKELCASGHYEYSKDASSNLCEKCFKSGNYDKNKFADEFKPIDGANPKANWTEAETLLLLESVLKHGDDWDLVTQNVKTKSKLDCISKLIQLPFGDLMLGSIHKKFNLLDKNCEVRGVNQAQPAISESRETPGNQSHEQNQERQQNGNAECGTPPLKKIRRAPVSEDSSFLMKQVAHISGAVGPHIAASAAEAAVTALCYENQCSTDIFDGDDNGLGSIADISETERTSQVVGAEGEEKHVRSETEVEVSQRNSISLTLRTRAATATAIGAAAAHAKLLASQEEREIEYLVSTLVEAQVKKLKRKMKHVEALNLMMEKQHGQMKDLEESLVTERMDILQKIFSSGVSRWRDHASVKSQSSTSSI from the exons ATGGACGCATCTCGCTTGTATAAATCCTCCAACGAACTCGCTCACGACCTTTATACAATCCCTAGTTACACCA gttgGTTTTCTTGGCAAAGCATACATGAGGTGGAAAGGTTGTCATTGCGAGAATTCTTCGATGGCAGTTCGGTTACAAGGACACCCAGAATCTACAAAGAGTACAGGGACTACATGATTACCTCATACCGTGAGGATCCGACTCGAAGGCTTTCGTTTTCCGATATCCGGAAGTCGTTGGTGGGTGATATAAGTGTGCTACACAAggtttttacctttttggagAAGTGGGGTTTGATTAATTTTGACCCTAGTAATGCTGAAACGCCGGCTGCTATTCATGCTCCAGCGGAAGAGGATAAGGAGGATGAGAAGTGGAGGATTAGGGTTGAAGAAGGGACCCCACATGGGGTTAGGGTTGTGGCAGCTCCTCATTCTTTGAAACCCCTTGCACCGGTTCCGTCACCGGTTATCACAGGGCACAGAGGTGCTGGAAAGGGGAGGGGTGGTGTTACGGTGGATAATATACCAAAGTTTTCGCCTATGGCATCGTATTTAGATGTTTATGGGGAGTTGGTGGGGCAGCAGAAGGAGGAAAGTGTAGTCTGTCTGAGTTGTAAAGAACTGTGTGCTTCGGGTCATTATGAGTACAGCAAG GATGCGAGCTCGAATTTATGCGAGAAGTGTTTTAAAAGTGGTAATTATGACAAAAACAAATTTGCAGATGAATTCAAGCCCATAGATGGTGCGAACCCTAAAGCCAACTGGACCGAAGCCGAAACTTTACTCCTATTAGAATCTGTACTGAAGCATGGTGATGACTGGGATCTTGTCACTCAAAATGTCAAAACGAAGAGTAAGCTGGATTGTATCTCCAAGCTTATACAGTTGCCATTTGGGGATCTTATGCTTGGCTCTATTCATAAAAAGTTTAATCTTTTGGACAAGAATTGTGAGGTAAGGGGCGTGAATCAAGCTCAACCTGCAATAAGTGAGTCTCGAGAAACTCCTGGAAATCAATCTCATGAGCAGAACCAGGAGCGTCAACAGAATGGAAATGCTGAATGCGGAACCCCTCCCCTCAAGAAAATACGCAGGGCTCCAGTTTCAGAAGACAGTAGTTTCCTGATGAAACAG GTAGCTCACATTTCTGGTGCTGTTGGTCCACATATCGCAGCATCTGCAGCTGAGGCTGCTGTTACAGCCCTTTGCTATGAGAATCAGTGTTCAACAGACATTTTTGATGGAGATGATAATGGATTGGGATCAATTGCTGATATCAGCGAGACAGAGAG GACAAGTCAAGTTGTAGGTGCTGAAGGGGAAGAAAAGCATGTCAGATCAG AAACAGAAGTGGAAGTCTCTCAGAGGAACAGTATATCACTAACTTTACGTACGAGGGCCGCAACTGCTACTGCTATAGGTGCTGCTGCTGCTCATGCCAAATTGTTGGCCAGTcaagaagagagagaaatagaaTATCTGGTTTCTACTTTGGTTGAAGCACAG GTGAAGAAGTTGAAACGCAAAATGAAACATGTTGAAGCTCTGAACCTGATGATGGAGAAGCAGCATGGCCAAATGAAGGATCTAGAAGAGTCTTTAGTTACGGAGAGAATGGACATCTTGCAGAAGATATTTAGTTCCGGGGTATCTAGATGGAGGGATCATGCTTCGGTTAAATCTCAAAGCAGCACCAGCAGCATATAA
- the LOC107014604 gene encoding integrator complex subunit 9 homolog, giving the protein MKFTCLSEGRGYYFPPCHIVNICGFRVLLDCPLDLSALAVFSPLPIVISSLLDEKASIHSGQSSSNSESVRQDVSELLDSKKLIQAEPWYKTVKSLQLWSIYSIDVVLISSPMGMLGLPFLTRLKDFRAKIYATEAASRLGKLMMEDLISMHMELRQFYGPEESGCPQWMTWEKLELLPRALKDIVLGSERTELGGWMSIYSAADIKGCMEKVQFLKYAEEACYNGSLTIKALSSGLEIGACNWNILSPKGNIIYLSGSVFASATATSFDYKALEGSDVLLYSDFTACNDVDGEKNDFPPATGSSYSSNIGSCWETIPESWLDSDEYSEEMEKVSFICSCALDTISDGGSVLIPIGRPGVMLQLLENISLSLESSNLKVPIYFVSSVAEELLAFSNIIPEWLSSQLQERFCSGQPLFTHIQLSNEKKLFVSPAIHSSKFLTSWQEPCIVFCPHWSLRLGPVFHLLQRWCADPNSLLIIEERADIKLALLPFEPMSMKVLQCSFISGIKLKKAIPLLKILQPKHVLVPESLRPHISCWNPKFSVQSFSENETVVVPKLKAFADMDIAMDVASELLIDTKMIEGKNIARLKGELLIEQGKYRCVVRNKQVLSSQVRPLLFLGRVDLDSLLMALEKMGMKVAAQSSGGSENVSLIFISEPSEALIEVTSTQTTISVGDETTASLVSEAVRSTLVCF; this is encoded by the exons ATGAAGTTT ACATGTTTAAGTGAGGGCAGGGGCTACTATTTCCCACCATGCCACATAGTTAATATATGTGGTTTCCGGGTGTTACTTGACTGCCCTTTGGACCTTTCAGCCCTAGCTGTATTTTCTCCCCTACCAATTGTTATATCTTCCCTGCTTGATGAGAAAGCTTCTATTCATAGCGGCCAAAGTTCATCAAATTCAGAGTCTGTAAGACAGGACGTTTCAGAGCTTCTTGATTCCAAAAAATTGATCCAGGCTGAGCCTTGGTATAAAACTGTGAAAAGTTTGCAGCTTTGGAGTATTTATTCCATAGATGTGGTACTAATCTCAAGTCCGATGGGTATGCTAGGGTTACCTTTTCTTACCCGCCTCAAAGACTTCAGAGCAAAG ATATATGCAACGGAAGCAGCTTCCAGACTAGGGAAACTGATGATGGAGGACCTGATTTCCATGCATATGGAGTTGAGACAATTCTATGGACCTGAAGAGTCTGGTTGCCCTCAATGGATGACATGGGAAAAACTTGAACTACTTCCTAGGGCACTAAAGGATATTGTTTTAGGCAGTGAAAGGACAGAGCTCGGTGGATGGATGTCCATATACAG TGCAGCTGATATAAAGGGTTGCATGGAGAAGGTTCAATTCCTCAAATATGCTGAAGAAGCCTGCTATAATGGCTCATTGACCATAAAAGCATTGAGTTCTGGTTTAGAGATAGGTGCTTGTAATTGGAATATTCTAAGTCCAAAAGGAAACATTATTTATCTTTCTGGCTCTGTTTTTGCATCAGCAACTGCAACCAGTTTCGATTACAAAGCTCTTGAAGGCAGTGATGTTCTATTATATTCAGACTTCACAGCCTGCAATGATGTTGATGGTGAAAAGAACGATTTCCCTCCTGCTACTGGCAGTTCCTATTCAAG TAATATTGGTAGTTGTTGGGAAACAATACCTGAATCATGGCTGGATTCAGATGAGTACTCTGAAGAGATGGAAAAAGTATCTTTCATATGTTCATGTGCGTTGGACACTATTAGTGATGGAGGATCAGTCCTTATTCCCATTGGACGGCCCGGAGTCATGTTGCAGCTGTTGGAGAACATATCACTTTCACTAGAATCTTCAAATTTAAAG GTTCCTATATACTTTGTTTCTTCTGTGGCGGAAGAGTTGTTGGCATTTTCCAATATCATACCTGAATGGCTGTCCAGTCAACTGCAAGAAAGA TTTTGTTCTGGGCAACCACTATTCACGCATATTCAGCTGTCAAACGAGAAAAAACTCTTCGTATCTCCTGCAATACATTCATCGAAATTCCT AACAAGTTGGCAGGAACCTTGCATAGTATTCTGTCCTCACTGGAGTTTGAGACTTGGCCCTGTTTTCCATCTCCTTCAACGTTGGTGTGCAGATCCTAACTCGTTGCTTATCATTGAG GAAAGAGCTGATATCAAGTTGGCTTTGTTGCCTTTTGAGCCAATGTCAATGAAGGTCCTTCAATGTTCATTCATCTCCGGAATAAA GCTAAAGAAAGCTATACCTTTACTAAAGATATTACAACCTAAACACGTGCTG GTCCCTGAGAGTTTGAGGCCCCATATCAGCTGTTGGAACCCCAAATTTTCGGTCCAAAGTTTCTCCGAGAATGAAACTGTAGTTGTGCCCAAGTTGAAAGCATTTGCAGATATGGACATTGCCATGGACGTGGCTTCTGAGCTGCTCATTGATACAAAAATGATAGAGGGAAAAAATATTGCAAGATTAAAGGGAGAGTTGCTCATTGAGCAGGGAAAGTATCGGTGTGTTGTTAGAAACAAGCAAGTGCTTTCTTCCCAAGTTAGGCCATTGCTATTTCTGGGTAGAGTTGACTTGGACTCCCTTTTGATGGCTTTAGAGAAGATGGGGATGAAAGTAGCTGCCCAGAGTAGTGGTGGATCAGAAAATGTATCACTCATATTCATCTCGGAGCCCAGTGAAGCCTTGATAGAGGTTACATCAACTCAAACCACCATAAGCGTTGGTGATGAGACTACTGCTTCCCTGGTTTCTGAGGCTGTTCGTAGCACTTTAGTTTGTTTCTGA
- the LOC107013867 gene encoding 11-beta-hydroxysteroid dehydrogenase 1B-like, whose translation MVLLDLIHKFLNLVAPPFTLFTLLIFLPPYQFIKYFLSILGKFFTEDVAGKVIVITGASSGIGEYLAYEYARRGACLTIAARREKSLREVAERALDLGALDVLVVPADVSKVEDCRRVVDKTMSHYGRLDHLVNNAGMTSVSLFEEIEDITNMRSIMDINFWGSVYMTRFAIPYLRYSEGRIVVLSSAASWMPAPRMSLYAASKAAMVLFFEALRIEFGRDIKITLVTPGFVESEMTQGKFIDKTGKVDVNPQMRDVEVGITPVMKVEDCAEAIVNGACRGERYINVPSWFRVTYLWKVFCPDVVEWFLRLSYFSGWGASPEDAPSKKVLDYTGVRKVLYPENIRELGPKTE comes from the exons ATGGTGTtattagacttaattcacaaaTTTCTCAACCTAGTAGCTCCTCCATTTACCTTATTtactttgttgattttcttgcCACCTTATCAATTTATCAAGTACTTCCTTTCAATATTGGGCAAATTTTTCACTGAGGACGTAGCTGGTAAAGTTATTGTCATAACCGGCGCTTCTTCGGGCATCGGCGAG TATTTGGCCTATGAATATGCAAGAAGAGGTGCATGCTTAACGATTGCAGCGCGAAGGGAGAAGAGTCTACGTGAAGTAGCCGAAAGAGCACTTGATCTAGGCGCCCTGGATGTGCTAGTCGTCCCGGCTGATGTTTCAAAAGTTGAAGATTGTAGAAGGGTTGTTGATAAAACCATGAGTCACTACGGACGAC TTGATCATCTGGTTAATAATGCTGGAATGACATCAGTTTCTCTGTTTGAAGAAATAGAAGACATCACTAACATGAGATCCATCATG GACATCAACTTCTGGGGTTCAGTTTACATGACTAGGTTTGCGATTCCCTACCTGAGATATAGCGAAGGTAGAATCGTTGTGCTTTCTTCTGCCGCATCTTGGATGCCTGCTCCAAGAATGAGCCTTTATGCT GCAAGCAAAGCAGCGATGGTACTGTTTTTTGAGGCGTTAAGGATTGAATTTGGACGGGATATCAAAATAACATTGGTCACACCTGGTTTTGTTGAATCAGAAATGACGCAAGGGAAATTCATAGACAAGACCGGCAAAGTAGATGTTAATCCTCAAATGAGAGAT GTTGAAGTGGGCATAACCCCAGTGATGAAAGTAGAAGACTGTGCCGAGGCCATTGTGAATGGCGCTTGTCGCGGGGAGAGATACATTAATGTGCCATCTTGGTTCCGAGTCACCTACTTGTGGAAGGTCTTCTGTCCAGATGTTGTTGAGTGGTTTTTGAGGTTGTCCTACTTTTCCGGTTGGGGAGCTTCACCGGAGGATGCTCCGAGCAAGAAAGTATTGGATTACACTGGTGTTCGTAAAGTCTTGTACCCTGAAAATATCCGAGAGCTCGGACCTAAGACTGAGTGA